TTGTATAACCCGTGCATTTTTTCCGGAACCGCTGTATTCCGCAGACATTCCTCAAACTGTGCCTGCAATGCTGGAGGGATACTAAGCATATCAGTTCTCCATATCGTGATAACTTTACAAATATTGTATGGTATACAGAAGGTCAACCCCAGATACCAAAAATGGCTTGTCAAATTTTCCCCCCTTATATACACTGTAAATAAAGTGGGTTGGGAGATCTGTACCCAACAATCGGTTCTAAAATTAGAGAGACCGCTTCCGTTTGCAGGTATAAAGATTTTCTCAAGCTGAGGAATTATCCAGAATCATAGAATCACTTGTTGTTGCCGGACGCTCCGCGCCCGGCAACAATCGCCGCGTATTACCATCCGCTGGGTGCTCGGCGCTCCGCGCCTCACAACCAGCGGCTGCAGCAGACGATCCCGTCGGCAAACAAGTTTACCTCCGGTCTCGCTCCTGATCCGCGGCGATTGAATCTGTAGAATAAGTCATTTTATGGTATTTTTATGAAATCCGGAGTCAATTATATCAAGCAGTTAAGTGGACTGTAATTGGGTTTTACCAGCGTTTTAGGACTTTTCCTACAGACTCGTTAGCGCACTGCCCAGAGGTGTGGGTTTCATCAGAACATCAGCCGTCAAATAGAAAGACACACAATGAGGCAGAATGAAGAATCCTTCGAAGCCAGCAAGGTGATGGCTTATGAAACTCAAAGAAAGATACCGCCGTCTGAGCCTATGGAATAAAGTAGCTTTCTGGGGCTCGATCGCATCCATCATAGCGATTCCGATAGGAGTTGTCTTGTCATGGATGAGCCCGGTTGATGAAATTAAGAACGACACAGCAAGAATCGTACAATTGCTCGAGGAAGAGTTTCGGAGACAACTTGGGGTTAAAGATTCACAAATCGCTTTTCTACACCAACAATTGGAGGCGTTTCAGAGATCCGAAAAGCCTTCCCTCAGAGCACGTGAATTAGCCGCAAAAATTCCACCAACTGCTGATCCGTACGCGCTGGCGTTGAAAGCAATCGCAGAAAGGCGCTTTGACGATGCTAGGAAGAACCTCACAACAGCACAAAAGATCAAAGAAGTTGAGTTGTCAAGGATCTATGAGGCTAGAGGACAGACAGAATTTTTTGCAGGGCTCTATACTGAGGCTATCAACTGGTTTCAGAAAGCATTAGCTTTCCGCCCAGATGACGCGAACCTTTTAAACCAAACTGGTGCGGCTTTTTATCTCGCTGGGCGATACGCTGAGGCTGAGTCCCTCTACCAGCGCTCACTTGATATCCGTGAAGAAGCGATGGGAAAAGAGCATCCCGATGTGGCTATCAGCCTAAATGATTTGGCTGTGCTCCGGCAAGCCCAAGGAAAGTACGCTGTTGCCGAGCCCCTCTACCAGCGCTCACTTGATATCCGGGAAAAGGCCTTTGGAAAAGAGCACACGGATGTGACTTTAAGCCTCAGCAATCTTGCATCGCTCTATCGCGATCAGGGTAAATACACAGAGGCTGGAGTTCTCTACCGCCGCTCTCTTGAGATCCGGGAAAAGGTTCTTGGGAAGGAACACTTGGATGTGGCCAGCAGTCTCAACAATCTCGCAGGAATTTATGATACCCAGGGAAAATATGCTAAGGCCGAACCCCTCTACAATCGCTCTCTTGAAATCATAGAAAAAACCCTTGGAAAAGAACACCCAAATGTAGCAACCGTCCTCAACAACTTGGCTGGAATCTGCCATTCGCAGGGCAGATATGCGGAGGCCGAGGATCTCTACTTGCGCTCTCTTGAAATCCGGAAAAAGACTCTTGGAAATGAGCACCCTGATGTGGCCCAAAGCCTCAACAATTTGGCAGGGATTTACCATGTGCAGGGCCAATACTCTAAAGCCGAATCCCTCTACAAGCGTTCCCTCGCGATTTGGGAAAAAATTGTTGGGAAAGAACACCCGAATGTTGCGAATTGCCTCAACAACTTATCAGGGCTATACCGAACCCAGGGAAAATATTCTGATGCAGAACCCCTCTGCCGGCGTTCACTTGAGATCCGCCAAAGAATCCTTGGGAAAAACCACCCTGATGTAGCAATCAGCCTAAACAACTTAGCGGGATTGTACTATGCCCAGGGC
This genomic stretch from Deltaproteobacteria bacterium harbors:
- a CDS encoding pilus assembly protein PilF, giving the protein MSPVDEIKNDTARIVQLLEEEFRRQLGVKDSQIAFLHQQLEAFQRSEKPSLRARELAAKIPPTADPYALALKAIAERRFDDARKNLTTAQKIKEVELSRIYEARGQTEFFAGLYTEAINWFQKALAFRPDDANLLNQTGAAFYLAGRYAEAESLYQRSLDIREEAMGKEHPDVAISLNDLAVLRQAQGKYAVAEPLYQRSLDIREKAFGKEHTDVTLSLSNLASLYRDQGKYTEAGVLYRRSLEIREKVLGKEHLDVASSLNNLAGIYDTQGKYAKAEPLYNRSLEIIEKTLGKEHPNVATVLNNLAGICHSQGRYAEAEDLYLRSLEIRKKTLGNEHPDVAQSLNNLAGIYHVQGQYSKAESLYKRSLAIWEKIVGKEHPNVANCLNNLSGLYRTQGKYSDAEPLCRRSLEIRQRILGKNHPDVAISLNNLAGLYYAQGKYAEAEPLYQSSLEILEKIYGKEHPIVAQIINNFGSIRYAQGKYGEAEVLYHRSLEIREKIFGKAHPIVAESLSNLAALYRAQGKSEKAEEFDRLSLDIRKKRLFGVSCGFE